From Chloroflexia bacterium SDU3-3, the proteins below share one genomic window:
- a CDS encoding glycosyltransferase family 39 protein, with product METTDNMGLSRARLLTLARLFDWGVGCALALGLLAGLLGYLAPPRASLAVGWLGDRLFLPASEGLGAREAEAGRWFSDELTDDAPTHRSRWMRQRALVRLPGLGAAGQADLTLVAQGWPANALRGPGAPAQPTVEVLVNGVSAGSIQPTPQWAEHRVAIPPAALSGGDLQIELRSPDYFTDTSDGEDVRQKVLRVASLRVAGVSSRPAAAPLVLLALGVALGYAALARASRRRWAGLAGAGALAALGGLALALARVWAAALLPWAAGLLALALLVVYWRAVWPPLRGFMARLARPAALDAGMAAALCGWLLYGGLRAAALARSGAGPAELCFWLAALLLAAWAFVPRALLLPRAAQGLGRALGGRRGALLVLGFVLAGCLGYEAYLIFTMPGVGHADYADNAVVARNLVRGRGWVVDYVTQFYKLYPSLTRPQETWSLMQPVWIAPFFLLFGAVDWAAKLPNLLFTAALGVLVYRFGARAWDRRVGLLAAALLVTSNLFLLLVINATTDLPFVLFSFAALGMVYWRGQRMRAGQEAPRPLWQRLGGWWSLGLGLLTGLMFLQKTSNGVFMAAGMGLWMLAMLWRGRGDRRWAALLPRLLPLAVWTAVALCMLAPYLMRNLALSRASGGIYGSLIYSTESRDAWVWKYAPNSDWIYKIYTDEAGLSETQGLPDRSWLLRWGFDRALATVVGDPGLAAVRNYLLPPWYGMPAGLGDLLSGPSGGPTAARPNLDDKRLFSAMGAWLAALGLLAALRRRADLAGLLALGFAPYTAFLILYWHADEERYFVALMPWLALAIALAVWRIYDRVASWRGGRLAPLALALSAALVAQIVVPSWSLTQVKLHQWTYADGDRDAYAWIREHTPPDAVLMTRVPWQVNWYTERPTVMIPFTEDTTKLLQIARHYRVRYLVMDVAQRPEPATQQKLEQLFADPALLRYATPRYEKGSTLVYEFPADYGNVPELRP from the coding sequence ATGGAAACAACCGACAACATGGGACTTTCCCGCGCCCGTCTTTTGACGCTGGCGCGTCTTTTTGACTGGGGGGTGGGCTGCGCGCTGGCGCTGGGGCTGCTGGCGGGCCTGCTGGGCTACCTGGCCCCGCCGCGCGCCAGCCTGGCCGTGGGCTGGCTGGGCGACCGGCTGTTCTTGCCCGCCAGCGAGGGCCTGGGCGCGCGCGAGGCCGAGGCGGGCCGCTGGTTTTCGGATGAGCTGACCGACGACGCGCCCACCCACCGCTCGCGCTGGATGCGCCAGCGCGCCCTGGTGCGGCTGCCAGGCCTGGGCGCGGCTGGCCAGGCCGATCTGACGCTGGTGGCGCAGGGCTGGCCTGCCAACGCCCTGCGCGGCCCCGGCGCGCCCGCCCAGCCCACGGTGGAGGTGCTGGTCAACGGCGTGTCGGCGGGCAGCATCCAGCCCACGCCGCAGTGGGCCGAGCACCGCGTGGCCATCCCGCCCGCCGCGCTTTCGGGCGGCGACCTGCAGATCGAGCTGCGCTCCCCCGACTATTTCACGGATACAAGCGACGGTGAGGACGTGCGCCAGAAGGTGCTGCGCGTGGCCAGCCTGCGCGTGGCGGGTGTATCCTCGCGGCCCGCCGCCGCGCCGCTGGTGCTGCTGGCGCTGGGCGTGGCGCTGGGCTACGCGGCCCTGGCGCGGGCCAGCCGCCGCCGCTGGGCGGGCCTAGCTGGGGCTGGCGCGCTGGCCGCGCTGGGCGGGCTGGCGCTGGCGCTGGCGCGGGTGTGGGCGGCGGCGCTGCTGCCGTGGGCGGCGGGCCTGCTGGCGCTGGCGCTGCTGGTGGTGTATTGGCGCGCGGTGTGGCCGCCGCTGCGGGGCTTCATGGCGCGGCTGGCGCGCCCCGCCGCGCTGGATGCGGGCATGGCGGCCGCGCTGTGCGGCTGGCTGCTCTACGGCGGCCTGCGGGCGGCGGCGCTGGCCCGCTCGGGCGCTGGCCCCGCCGAGCTATGCTTCTGGCTGGCGGCGCTGCTGCTGGCGGCCTGGGCCTTCGTGCCCCGCGCGCTGCTGCTGCCCCGCGCCGCGCAGGGGCTTGGCCGCGCCCTGGGCGGCAGGCGCGGCGCGCTGCTGGTGCTAGGCTTCGTGCTGGCTGGCTGTCTGGGCTACGAGGCCTACCTGATCTTCACCATGCCGGGGGTGGGCCACGCCGACTACGCCGACAACGCGGTGGTGGCGCGCAACCTGGTGCGCGGGCGCGGCTGGGTGGTGGACTACGTGACGCAGTTCTACAAGCTCTACCCCTCGCTCACCCGCCCGCAGGAGACATGGTCGCTGATGCAGCCGGTGTGGATCGCGCCGTTTTTCCTGCTGTTCGGCGCGGTGGACTGGGCCGCCAAGCTGCCGAACCTGCTGTTCACCGCCGCGCTGGGCGTGCTGGTCTACCGCTTCGGGGCGAGGGCCTGGGATCGCCGCGTGGGCCTGCTGGCGGCGGCGCTGCTGGTCACCAGCAACCTGTTCCTGCTGCTGGTGATCAACGCCACCACCGATCTGCCCTTCGTGCTGTTCTCCTTCGCCGCGCTGGGCATGGTCTACTGGCGCGGCCAGCGCATGCGCGCGGGCCAGGAAGCGCCGCGCCCGCTGTGGCAGCGACTGGGCGGCTGGTGGTCGCTGGGCCTGGGGCTGCTCACCGGCCTGATGTTTCTGCAGAAGACCTCGAACGGCGTGTTTATGGCGGCGGGTATGGGCCTGTGGATGCTGGCCATGCTCTGGCGCGGGCGCGGCGATCGGCGCTGGGCGGCGCTGCTGCCGCGCCTGCTGCCGCTGGCGGTCTGGACTGCCGTGGCGCTATGCATGCTCGCGCCCTACCTGATGCGCAATCTGGCCCTCTCACGGGCGAGCGGTGGCATCTACGGCTCGCTGATCTACTCGACCGAGAGCCGCGACGCCTGGGTCTGGAAGTACGCGCCCAACAGCGACTGGATCTACAAGATCTACACCGACGAGGCGGGCCTGAGCGAGACCCAGGGCCTGCCCGACCGCAGCTGGCTGCTGCGCTGGGGCTTCGACCGCGCCCTGGCCACCGTGGTGGGCGACCCGGGCCTGGCCGCCGTGCGCAACTACCTGCTGCCGCCCTGGTACGGCATGCCCGCTGGGCTGGGCGATCTGCTGAGCGGCCCCAGCGGCGGCCCCACCGCCGCCCGCCCCAACCTCGACGACAAGCGGCTGTTTTCGGCCATGGGCGCGTGGCTGGCGGCGCTGGGCCTGCTGGCCGCGCTGCGCCGCCGCGCCGATCTGGCCGGGCTGCTGGCGCTGGGCTTCGCGCCCTACACCGCCTTCCTCATTCTCTACTGGCACGCCGACGAGGAGCGCTATTTCGTGGCCCTGATGCCCTGGCTGGCGCTGGCCATCGCGCTGGCGGTCTGGCGTATCTACGACCGCGTGGCATCCTGGCGCGGCGGCAGGCTGGCCCCGCTGGCGCTGGCGCTCTCGGCGGCGCTGGTGGCCCAGATCGTCGTGCCCTCGTGGAGCCTCACCCAGGTGAAGCTGCACCAGTGGACCTACGCCGACGGCGACCGCGACGCCTACGCCTGGATCCGCGAGCATACCCCGCCCGACGCCGTGCTGATGACCCGCGTGCCCTGGCAGGTGAACTGGTACACCGAGCGCCCGACCGTGATGATCCCGTTTACCGAGGACACCACCAAGCTGCTGCAGATCGCCCGCCACTACCGCGTGCGCTATCTGGTGATGGATGTGGCCCAGCGCCCCGAGCCGGCCACCCAGCAGAAGCTGGAGCAGCTGTTCGCCGACCCGGCGCTGCTGCGCTACGCAACCCCTCGCTACGAGAAGGGGAGCACCCTCGTCTATGAGTTTCCCGCCGACTATGGCAATGTGCCGGAGCTACGCCCGTGA
- a CDS encoding DUF2723 domain-containing protein — protein sequence MKATINTRGATLRRHLPAMGAAVIMAASLLRLYRLGAQSLWLDEGGTWAEVTGKGWGQLAQDLFAGTAGYPLYHLLMKAWVALAGDSEWSLRLPSALAGVAMVAALMSAARELARASGADGPGQARCGLAAGAVAAISPYALWHAQDAKVYSLLMLTMALLLWAALRALRLRSLRAWAAVGALLLVSLFVHRLALLAVAGLLLGLGWGGLAAGGGIYLPALRRRGGLGLSAALAALGLGAGGLGVWGLASAIETNGWHESGHAAAAPLESVWLNLMHFALDRGDLGGWLGVPLALWAAPALALGAWGLALLGRAARRGAGAAAVVGAALLPLLLFALALLRSPVYEPRYAAVAFPAWAMLVAWPLGQARGGERAAALALGAALLGVNAAALAQPVHGQFSGAPVKEQWREGVAAIAAEAHPDDLLVVHPYYTEVMWRYYASRVTPDPLPAPRVFDIYGQGNCVEENRGNAAAIRECYRRAYDDPFNQFAEGKKRALLLIAPDHAATIDPPKKLADLESDYAAGYIQQRPAKDDAYGSVGLRFAIPQRSWPCGGQTFVGVETMCQSYPEFYRSGHSSRAPAPAVALEATFGGLITLRGYSVDMFGGAARPGGALPVTLYWQAASPVDRPYSMFLHLCRDCALPPLAANDGPPLHGYPDAGLTNTWEVGYPVHDERSIALPADLAPGRYTLLLGIYPADNPAEAARLPVASARGQVLGGTRLVLGQVEISR from the coding sequence ATGAAAGCAACGATCAACACACGCGGCGCGACGCTGCGACGACATCTGCCCGCCATGGGCGCTGCGGTCATCATGGCCGCGAGCCTGCTGCGGCTGTACCGCCTGGGCGCGCAGAGCCTGTGGCTGGATGAGGGCGGCACCTGGGCCGAGGTGACGGGCAAGGGCTGGGGGCAGCTGGCCCAAGATCTCTTCGCGGGAACGGCGGGCTACCCGCTGTACCACCTGCTGATGAAGGCCTGGGTGGCGCTGGCGGGCGACAGCGAGTGGTCGCTGCGGCTGCCCTCGGCGCTGGCCGGGGTGGCCATGGTGGCCGCGCTGATGTCCGCCGCCCGCGAGCTGGCCCGCGCCAGCGGGGCCGACGGGCCTGGCCAGGCGCGCTGCGGGCTGGCCGCCGGGGCGGTGGCGGCGATCTCGCCCTACGCGCTGTGGCACGCGCAGGACGCCAAGGTCTACAGCCTGCTGATGCTGACGATGGCGCTGCTGCTGTGGGCGGCGCTGCGGGCGCTGCGGCTGCGCAGCCTGCGGGCATGGGCCGCCGTGGGCGCGCTGCTGCTGGTCAGCCTGTTCGTGCACCGGCTGGCGCTGCTGGCGGTGGCCGGGCTGCTGCTGGGGCTGGGCTGGGGCGGTCTGGCCGCTGGCGGCGGCATCTACCTGCCCGCGCTGCGCAGGCGCGGCGGGCTGGGGCTGAGCGCCGCGCTGGCCGCGCTGGGCCTGGGGGCGGGCGGCCTGGGCGTATGGGGGCTGGCCAGCGCGATCGAGACCAATGGCTGGCACGAGAGCGGGCACGCCGCCGCCGCGCCGCTGGAGAGCGTGTGGCTGAACCTGATGCACTTCGCGCTGGACCGTGGCGACCTAGGCGGCTGGCTGGGCGTGCCGCTGGCGCTGTGGGCCGCGCCCGCGCTGGCGCTGGGCGCGTGGGGGCTGGCGCTGCTGGGCCGGGCCGCGCGGCGCGGCGCCGGGGCCGCCGCCGTGGTGGGCGCGGCGCTGCTGCCGCTGCTGCTGTTCGCGCTGGCGCTGTTGCGCAGCCCGGTGTACGAGCCGCGCTACGCCGCCGTGGCCTTCCCGGCCTGGGCTATGCTGGTGGCCTGGCCGCTGGGGCAGGCCAGGGGCGGCGAGCGGGCCGCCGCGCTGGCGCTGGGCGCGGCGCTGCTGGGCGTGAATGCCGCCGCGCTGGCCCAGCCGGTGCACGGCCAGTTCAGCGGCGCGCCGGTGAAGGAGCAGTGGCGCGAGGGTGTGGCCGCCATCGCCGCCGAGGCCCACCCCGACGACCTGCTGGTGGTGCACCCCTACTACACCGAGGTGATGTGGCGCTACTACGCCAGCCGTGTGACTCCCGACCCGCTGCCCGCGCCCAGGGTGTTCGACATCTACGGCCAGGGCAACTGCGTGGAGGAAAACCGGGGCAACGCGGCGGCCATCCGCGAGTGCTACCGCCGCGCCTACGACGACCCATTCAACCAATTCGCCGAGGGCAAGAAGCGCGCCCTGCTGCTGATCGCGCCCGACCACGCCGCCACGATCGACCCGCCCAAGAAGCTGGCCGACCTGGAGTCCGACTACGCGGCGGGCTACATCCAGCAGCGGCCCGCCAAGGATGACGCCTACGGCTCGGTGGGGCTGCGCTTCGCCATCCCGCAGCGCTCGTGGCCGTGCGGCGGGCAAACGTTTGTGGGCGTGGAGACCATGTGCCAGAGCTACCCCGAGTTCTACCGCAGCGGCCACAGCAGCCGCGCGCCCGCGCCAGCGGTGGCGCTGGAAGCGACCTTCGGCGGGCTGATCACGCTGCGCGGCTACAGCGTGGACATGTTCGGCGGCGCGGCGCGGCCCGGCGGGGCACTGCCCGTGACGCTGTACTGGCAGGCGGCCAGCCCGGTCGACCGGCCCTACAGCATGTTCCTGCACCTGTGCCGCGACTGCGCGCTGCCGCCGCTGGCCGCCAACGACGGCCCGCCGCTGCACGGCTACCCCGACGCTGGCCTGACCAACACATGGGAGGTGGGCTACCCCGTCCACGACGAGCGCAGCATCGCGCTGCCCGCCGACCTGGCGCCCGGGCGCTACACACTGCTGCTGGGCATCTACCCCGCCGACAACCCCGCCGAGGCGGCGCGGCTGCCGGTGGCCAGCGCGCGGGGCCAGGTGCTGGGCGGCACGCGGCTGGTGCTGGGCCAGGTGGAGATCAGCAGGTAG
- a CDS encoding glycosyltransferase family 4 protein yields MKICMLTSSYPKYPGETTAPFIEEIAAGLVRRGHEVHVVAPFHRDVRRGQVERGIHLHFFRYAPVPALNVWGYAESLHADVSVRGRTLAAAPLALSAAALAMLRVTAAARFDIIQAHWVLPNAVPAAWVAGIRRVPLVVSLHGSDVFLSEQAPPLSAAAAWAFRAAAGVSACSGDLRDRALRLGARPANFDVIPYGVDASAFRPSPEAGPQVRAELGMAAAAPLVVTVSRLVYKKGLTYLLDAFPAVLARHPDAVLAICGYGDLREDLERQAQALGIAASVRFPGQLDREQAARYIAAADVYAVPSIRDQGGNVDGLPNALLEGMGAARPIVASRVAGIPEAIDHERHGLLVPERDPQALAEAMCRLLDDRALAQRLGEAARQRIVNELTWDNTAERFERLFQSAC; encoded by the coding sequence GTGAAGATCTGCATGCTGACTTCTTCGTACCCGAAATACCCCGGTGAGACCACCGCGCCCTTTATCGAGGAGATCGCCGCCGGGCTGGTGCGGCGCGGGCACGAGGTCCACGTGGTCGCGCCCTTCCACCGCGATGTCCGCCGGGGCCAGGTCGAGCGCGGCATCCACCTGCACTTCTTCCGCTACGCGCCGGTGCCCGCGCTGAACGTGTGGGGCTACGCCGAGTCGCTCCACGCCGATGTGAGCGTGCGGGGCCGCACCCTGGCCGCCGCGCCGCTGGCGCTCTCCGCCGCCGCGCTGGCCATGCTGCGCGTCACCGCCGCCGCCCGCTTCGACATCATCCAGGCCCACTGGGTGCTGCCCAACGCCGTGCCCGCCGCGTGGGTGGCGGGCATCCGCCGCGTGCCGCTGGTGGTGAGCCTGCACGGGTCCGATGTGTTCCTCTCCGAGCAGGCCCCGCCGCTCTCCGCCGCCGCCGCCTGGGCCTTTCGCGCCGCAGCGGGCGTGAGCGCGTGCAGCGGCGACCTGCGCGACCGCGCCCTGCGCCTGGGCGCGCGGCCCGCCAACTTCGACGTGATCCCCTACGGCGTTGATGCCAGCGCCTTCCGCCCCAGCCCCGAGGCCGGGCCGCAGGTGCGCGCCGAGCTGGGCATGGCCGCTGCCGCGCCGCTGGTCGTCACTGTCAGCCGCCTGGTCTACAAGAAGGGCCTGACCTACCTGCTCGACGCCTTCCCCGCCGTGCTGGCCCGCCACCCCGACGCCGTGCTGGCGATCTGCGGCTACGGCGACCTGCGCGAGGATCTGGAGCGCCAGGCCCAGGCGCTGGGCATTGCCGCCAGCGTGCGCTTCCCCGGCCAGCTCGACCGCGAGCAGGCCGCCCGCTACATCGCGGCGGCGGATGTGTACGCCGTGCCCTCCATCCGCGACCAGGGCGGCAACGTGGATGGCCTGCCCAATGCGCTGCTGGAGGGTATGGGCGCGGCCCGGCCCATTGTGGCCTCGCGGGTGGCGGGTATCCCCGAGGCCATCGACCACGAGCGCCACGGCCTGCTGGTGCCCGAGCGCGACCCCCAGGCCCTGGCCGAGGCCATGTGCCGCCTGCTGGATGACCGCGCCCTGGCCCAGCGGCTGGGCGAGGCCGCTCGCCAGCGCATCGTCAACGAGCTAACATGGGACAACACCGCCGAGCGCTTTGAGCGTCTCTTTCAGAGCGCCTGCTGA
- a CDS encoding iron-containing alcohol dehydrogenase: MPDFFEFQVRPRVLYRQGLVDELGHEIAQRGARRVFIVSDAGLQRSGLLDRVVRGIGGSAEVVGIFCDVPANSSVAAVERAAAAARQAQADIVVGLGGGSPLDTAKAMRILLTEGGQLRDYEGYNVLERALTPMIAIPTTGGTGSEVTPFAVIRDEEQQLKLTFSSPYLSPEVAILDPETTRELPPPITSATGMDALTHAIESFLSRESNPISEPLALQAIDLIANNLRAATFTPEDQFARGQLLIGSCIAGMAFSSSMLGVVHAMAHAVGGVFPVHHGTVNAILLPHGMRFNSAVVPNRLVRVSRALGVNAGGRPEEHVIEDGIDAVRALAQDCGLPMRLRSLEIPEEALPALAETALVDAAIFSNPREASAGDILALLQAAW, encoded by the coding sequence ATGCCAGACTTCTTTGAGTTTCAGGTGCGGCCCCGTGTGCTCTACCGCCAGGGCCTGGTGGATGAGCTGGGCCACGAGATAGCCCAGCGCGGCGCGCGCCGCGTGTTTATCGTCAGCGACGCTGGCCTCCAGCGCTCGGGCCTGCTCGACCGCGTGGTGCGCGGCATCGGCGGCAGCGCCGAGGTGGTGGGGATCTTCTGCGATGTGCCCGCTAACTCGTCGGTGGCGGCGGTAGAGCGGGCCGCGGCGGCGGCGCGGCAGGCCCAGGCCGATATCGTGGTGGGGCTGGGCGGCGGCTCGCCGCTGGACACCGCCAAGGCCATGCGCATCCTGCTGACCGAGGGCGGCCAGCTGCGCGACTACGAGGGCTACAACGTCCTGGAGCGCGCGCTCACCCCCATGATCGCCATCCCCACCACGGGCGGCACCGGCAGCGAGGTCACGCCCTTCGCCGTCATCCGCGACGAGGAGCAGCAGCTCAAGCTCACCTTTTCCAGCCCCTACCTCTCCCCCGAGGTGGCCATCCTCGACCCCGAGACCACGCGCGAGCTGCCGCCGCCGATCACCAGCGCCACCGGCATGGATGCGCTGACCCACGCGATCGAGTCGTTCCTCTCGCGCGAGTCGAACCCGATCAGCGAGCCGCTGGCGCTGCAGGCCATCGACCTGATCGCCAACAACCTGCGCGCCGCCACCTTCACCCCCGAGGACCAGTTCGCGCGCGGCCAGCTGCTGATCGGCTCGTGCATCGCGGGCATGGCCTTCTCCAGCAGCATGCTGGGCGTGGTGCACGCCATGGCGCACGCGGTCGGCGGGGTGTTCCCCGTCCACCACGGCACGGTGAACGCCATCCTGCTGCCGCACGGCATGCGCTTCAACAGCGCGGTGGTGCCCAACCGGCTGGTGCGGGTGTCCCGCGCGCTGGGCGTGAACGCCGGGGGCCGCCCCGAGGAGCACGTGATCGAGGATGGGATCGACGCGGTGCGCGCGCTGGCCCAGGACTGCGGGCTGCCCATGCGGCTGCGCAGCCTAGAGATCCCCGAGGAGGCGCTGCCCGCCCTGGCCGAGACGGCGCTGGTGGATGCGGCGATCTTCTCCAACCCGCGCGAGGCCAGCGCCGGGGACATCCTGGCGCTGCTGCAGGCGGCCTGGTAG
- a CDS encoding DUF4388 domain-containing protein: MQLESTLAQFPLPELLAMIAGSSVTGCLEIGEAAPGRLYFRDGKPYHAATDTDTGVAAFCQLFLKGDAPFRFTAGTAIREESLWQSADELIAFAQKNERSWKRVQRMIPSFDLVPVLTQPSANAVRLQDTSWGVLSAIDGHRSINEIAEHLGQLALDVAAALCDLHDQGAVRLIAARPRPARPEPAARSTHSQGFFGRIMASAGEYQH; the protein is encoded by the coding sequence ATGCAACTCGAAAGCACTCTTGCGCAGTTTCCCTTACCGGAGCTCCTAGCGATGATCGCGGGCAGTTCGGTGACCGGATGCCTGGAGATTGGCGAGGCAGCGCCGGGGCGGTTGTACTTCCGCGACGGCAAGCCCTACCACGCCGCAACCGACACCGATACGGGGGTAGCTGCCTTCTGCCAGCTGTTTCTAAAGGGCGACGCACCATTTCGCTTCACTGCAGGCACGGCCATCCGCGAGGAGTCGCTCTGGCAGAGCGCGGACGAGCTGATCGCCTTCGCCCAGAAGAACGAGCGCAGCTGGAAGCGCGTACAGCGCATGATCCCAAGCTTTGACCTTGTGCCAGTGCTGACACAGCCGAGCGCCAACGCCGTGCGGCTTCAGGATACATCCTGGGGGGTTCTCTCGGCCATCGATGGCCACCGTAGCATCAACGAGATCGCCGAGCACCTTGGCCAGCTCGCGCTGGATGTGGCCGCCGCGCTCTGCGACCTGCACGATCAGGGCGCGGTCCGCCTGATCGCGGCCCGCCCTCGCCCGGCCCGGCCCGAGCCTGCCGCGCGCAGCACGCACAGCCAGGGCTTCTTTGGCCGCATCATGGCCTCGGCGGGCGAGTACCAACACTAA
- a CDS encoding nucleotide sugar dehydrogenase has protein sequence MSVFESLLDAISTRTATIGIIGLGYVGLPLAARAGRVGFRVLGFDVSQAKIDLINGGGSDVGDVPASEIAALRAQGRIEATTDMARLAQCDAIIICVPTPLNKTRDPDMRYIEHAADDIAAAVRPGQLVVLESTTWPGTTEEVLMPRMVRPGITVGETFFLAFSPERIDPGQVSSKGYTVENTPKVVGGVTPRCSELAAAFYSQITTTVVPVSSPRVAELTKLFENVFRNVNIALVNELALLCDRMGVSPWEVIDAAATKPFGFMKFSPGPGWGGHCIPIDPFYLTWKAREFDFSTRFTELAGEINAEMPRHVRELVVRALNAQGKALRGASIVLLGVAYKPDVADYRESPVFKVMDLLEHDGARLAMVDPFVDEFIAHDGKAHHTVRLTDELLASADCAVIITNHSAFEYERIVSLSRAVVDTRNATKAVAQGREKITLL, from the coding sequence ATGTCTGTTTTTGAATCACTGCTGGATGCCATCTCCACGCGCACGGCGACGATCGGCATCATTGGGCTGGGCTACGTCGGCCTGCCGCTGGCCGCGCGCGCCGGGCGGGTCGGCTTCCGCGTGCTGGGCTTCGATGTGAGCCAGGCCAAGATCGACCTGATCAATGGCGGCGGCAGCGATGTGGGCGACGTGCCCGCATCCGAGATCGCCGCGCTGCGCGCCCAGGGCCGCATCGAGGCTACCACCGACATGGCCCGCCTGGCCCAGTGCGATGCGATCATCATCTGCGTGCCCACCCCGCTGAACAAGACCCGCGACCCCGACATGCGCTACATCGAGCACGCCGCCGACGATATCGCCGCCGCCGTGCGCCCTGGTCAGCTGGTGGTGCTGGAGAGCACCACATGGCCTGGCACCACCGAGGAGGTGCTGATGCCCCGCATGGTGCGGCCCGGCATCACCGTGGGCGAGACCTTCTTCTTGGCCTTCTCGCCCGAGCGCATCGACCCGGGCCAGGTCTCCAGCAAGGGCTACACCGTCGAGAACACCCCCAAGGTCGTGGGCGGCGTCACCCCTCGCTGCTCCGAGCTGGCCGCCGCCTTCTATAGCCAGATCACCACCACCGTGGTGCCGGTCTCCTCGCCCCGCGTGGCCGAGCTGACCAAGCTGTTCGAGAACGTGTTCCGCAATGTGAATATCGCGCTGGTGAACGAGCTGGCCCTGCTGTGCGACCGCATGGGCGTCAGCCCGTGGGAGGTGATCGACGCGGCGGCTACCAAGCCCTTCGGCTTCATGAAGTTCTCACCCGGCCCCGGCTGGGGCGGCCACTGTATCCCCATCGATCCCTTCTACCTCACTTGGAAGGCCCGCGAGTTCGATTTCTCCACCCGCTTCACCGAGCTGGCTGGCGAGATCAACGCCGAGATGCCCCGCCATGTGCGCGAGCTGGTGGTGCGCGCCCTCAACGCTCAGGGCAAGGCCCTGCGCGGCGCGAGCATCGTGCTGCTGGGCGTGGCCTACAAGCCTGACGTGGCCGACTACCGCGAGTCGCCGGTGTTCAAGGTGATGGATCTGCTGGAGCACGACGGCGCGCGGCTGGCCATGGTCGACCCCTTCGTCGATGAGTTCATCGCCCACGATGGCAAGGCCCACCACACCGTGCGCCTCACCGACGAGCTGCTGGCCTCCGCCGACTGCGCGGTGATCATCACCAACCACAGCGCCTTCGAGTACGAGCGCATCGTGTCGCTCTCGCGCGCGGTGGTGGACACCCGCAACGCCACCAAGGCCGTGGCCCAGGGCCGTGAGAAGATCACGCTGCTCTAG
- the aroF gene encoding 3-deoxy-7-phosphoheptulonate synthase, producing the protein MLIVMDANATEAQIRQVCKAVEELGYVPNPMPGPTRTAIGITGNRGPITESEMITRLPGVREIIRVTSPYKLVSREFHEADTVVQVGQARFGGPGVAVIGGPCTVETREQTLRVAQEVKELGAVMLRGGAYKPRTSPYAFSGLGEEGLKILAEARELTGLPVVTEVMDVETLPLVCEYADMLQIGARNMQNYPLLRAAGRAKRPVLLKRGFASTVKDLLLAAEYIVNEGNADVVLCERGIRTFDDSARFTLDLGAVPIIKQLSHLPVVVDPSHATGRADRVLPLARAAIAVGADGLIVEVHDDPLHALCDGEQALVSESFGQMMDEVGKIAVAIGRSLQA; encoded by the coding sequence ATGCTGATTGTTATGGATGCGAACGCCACCGAGGCGCAGATCCGCCAGGTCTGCAAGGCGGTTGAGGAGCTAGGCTATGTGCCCAACCCCATGCCAGGGCCGACCCGCACGGCCATCGGGATCACGGGCAACCGCGGGCCGATCACCGAGTCGGAGATGATCACGCGGCTGCCGGGGGTGCGCGAGATCATCCGCGTGACCTCGCCCTACAAGCTGGTCTCGCGCGAGTTCCACGAGGCCGACACGGTGGTGCAGGTGGGCCAGGCGCGCTTCGGCGGGCCGGGGGTGGCGGTGATCGGCGGGCCGTGCACGGTGGAGACCCGCGAGCAGACGCTGCGCGTGGCCCAAGAGGTGAAGGAGCTGGGCGCGGTGATGCTGCGCGGCGGGGCCTACAAGCCGCGCACCTCGCCCTACGCCTTCAGCGGGCTGGGCGAGGAGGGCCTGAAGATCTTGGCCGAGGCCCGCGAGCTGACCGGGCTGCCGGTGGTGACCGAGGTGATGGATGTGGAGACGCTGCCGCTGGTGTGCGAGTACGCCGACATGCTGCAGATCGGCGCGCGCAACATGCAGAACTACCCGCTGCTGCGCGCCGCTGGCCGCGCCAAGCGCCCGGTGCTGCTCAAGCGCGGCTTCGCCTCCACCGTCAAGGATCTGCTGCTGGCCGCCGAGTATATCGTGAACGAGGGCAACGCCGACGTGGTGCTCTGCGAGCGCGGCATCCGCACCTTCGACGATAGCGCCCGCTTCACGCTGGACCTGGGCGCGGTGCCGATCATCAAGCAGCTCTCGCACCTGCCGGTGGTGGTGGACCCATCCCACGCCACAGGGCGAGCCGACCGCGTGTTGCCGCTGGCGCGCGCGGCTATCGCCGTGGGGGCCGATGGCCTGATCGTGGAGGTGCACGACGACCCGCTGCACGCGCTGTGCGATGGCGAGCAGGCCCTGGTGTCGGAGAGCTTCGGCCAGATGATGGACGAGGTGGGCAAGATCGCGGTGGCCATTGGCCGCTCGCTTCAGGCCTAA